In Nostoc sp. GT001, a genomic segment contains:
- a CDS encoding aminotransferase class IV has translation MFWYNGKLIHSQTLELNINDPGLLYGATVFTTLRIYHDSLDSNLTNWEAHCDRLLFSLQTFGWQQPNWNRLRQGAQILLPHFPVLRITLFPDGREWITGRFLPQNLTKKQKNGVLCAVASPEFSRSLPSHKTGNYLSAWLAKTSSDAQEAILVDAQGNWLETSTGNLWGWCDRNWYTPPIKAGILPGIGRSQLVNWLQNHHQPVREETWSVGLVQRFEAIAYTNSVVEIIPIHTVNQPSGSLQYNPHHHSFQLIRELFLA, from the coding sequence ATTTTTTGGTATAACGGTAAATTAATTCACTCTCAAACCCTAGAATTAAACATTAACGATCCGGGTTTACTTTATGGGGCAACTGTTTTTACAACATTGCGGATTTATCATGACTCCCTAGATAGTAATTTAACTAATTGGGAAGCACACTGCGATCGCTTACTCTTCTCACTACAAACTTTTGGGTGGCAGCAACCCAATTGGAACCGTCTGCGTCAAGGCGCTCAAATTCTTCTCCCACACTTCCCTGTTCTCAGAATTACCCTCTTTCCTGATGGACGAGAGTGGATAACTGGCAGATTCTTACCACAAAATTTGACAAAAAAACAAAAGAATGGTGTTTTGTGCGCTGTTGCCAGTCCTGAATTTTCTCGCTCGCTCCCCTCTCATAAAACTGGAAACTATTTGAGTGCTTGGTTGGCAAAAACTAGCTCAGATGCTCAAGAAGCAATATTAGTCGATGCTCAAGGAAATTGGCTAGAAACCAGTACAGGCAACCTTTGGGGATGGTGCGATCGCAATTGGTACACACCACCAATAAAGGCCGGAATTTTGCCGGGAATTGGGCGATCGCAACTTGTAAACTGGTTGCAAAACCACCATCAGCCAGTGCGAGAAGAAACTTGGAGCGTCGGGTTAGTCCAGAGATTTGAAGCGATCGCCTACACTAATAGTGTGGTAGAGATTATTCCCATTCATACCGTTAATCAGCCTTCAGGGTCGCTACAATATAATCCCCACCATCATAGTTTTCAGCTAATAAGGGAGCTTTTTTTAGCATGA